From Verrucomicrobiota bacterium JB022, one genomic window encodes:
- a CDS encoding M20/M25/M40 family metallo-hydrolase — protein MFDPVAAIQEFIRHPSVSTDPSYNDGMAGARDFIAGLLRDIGFEVDILATPLHPVVLAHRDGPKEWPHVIIYGHYDVQPADPFNLWHTKPFDPVIKDGRLYGRGAADNKGPLMVHVAAVARLLERQPDLPLRISFLIEGEEEIGSPSFPKILEDYKDRLQADFVLLTDTLSPSTEQIAITTALRGIVTLEVEVTGPNSDLHSGIHGGAVMNPIVALSRLCASLHNEDGSVNVPGFYDDVVETHQWERDEIGRLSADQEAYQQRLGVNDFYTVKGVPPAEATRLWPTLEFNGIGGGYQGEGSKTIVPSKAFVKISCRLVASQTADDIASKVAKALEERCPPQVKLKVVRGHNGNPYRVVPPHRPDTPEDQHPSLARAFDGADAAIREIFPKPPLYLREGGSVPIIGDLKRVLGVDSLMFGMFTPVDNLHAPNESFDLQMFERGIGVSERILQAVAER, from the coding sequence ATGTTCGATCCCGTCGCGGCCATCCAGGAATTTATCCGCCACCCCAGCGTCTCCACCGACCCGTCTTACAACGACGGCATGGCGGGAGCCCGCGATTTCATCGCCGGGCTGCTGCGCGATATCGGCTTTGAGGTCGATATCCTCGCGACGCCGCTGCACCCAGTCGTGCTCGCTCACCGCGACGGTCCGAAGGAGTGGCCGCACGTTATCATTTACGGCCACTACGACGTGCAGCCGGCCGACCCCTTCAACCTCTGGCACACGAAGCCCTTCGACCCGGTGATCAAGGACGGGCGCCTCTATGGGCGCGGTGCGGCCGACAACAAGGGCCCGCTGATGGTCCACGTGGCAGCGGTCGCCCGCCTGCTCGAGCGCCAACCCGACTTGCCCTTGCGCATCTCGTTCCTGATCGAGGGCGAGGAAGAGATCGGCAGCCCGTCGTTCCCGAAGATCCTCGAAGACTACAAGGACCGCCTGCAGGCCGATTTCGTGCTGCTGACCGATACCCTCAGCCCCAGCACGGAGCAGATCGCGATCACCACGGCGCTGCGCGGCATCGTGACGCTCGAAGTCGAAGTGACCGGTCCGAACAGCGACTTGCACAGCGGCATTCACGGCGGCGCGGTCATGAACCCCATCGTGGCGCTCTCCCGCCTCTGCGCTTCGCTGCACAACGAAGACGGCAGCGTCAACGTCCCCGGCTTCTATGACGACGTGGTCGAGACGCACCAGTGGGAGCGTGACGAGATCGGCCGCCTCTCCGCGGATCAGGAAGCCTACCAGCAGCGCCTCGGCGTGAACGATTTTTACACCGTCAAGGGTGTGCCCCCGGCTGAAGCGACCCGCCTCTGGCCCACGCTGGAGTTCAACGGCATCGGCGGCGGCTACCAGGGCGAAGGCAGCAAGACGATCGTGCCCTCCAAGGCATTCGTGAAGATCAGCTGCCGCCTCGTGGCCAGCCAGACCGCCGACGACATCGCCTCGAAAGTGGCGAAAGCCCTTGAAGAGCGTTGCCCGCCGCAAGTGAAGCTGAAGGTCGTGCGCGGCCACAACGGCAACCCCTACCGCGTGGTGCCGCCCCATCGCCCGGATACCCCGGAGGACCAGCACCCCTCGCTCGCCCGCGCCTTCGACGGGGCAGACGCCGCGATCCGCGAGATCTTCCCCAAGCCGCCGCTCTACCTGCGCGAAGGCGGCAGCGTGCCGATCATTGGCGACCTGAAGCGCGTGCTGGGCGTCGACTCGCTCATGTTTGGCATGTTCACGCCGGTCGACAACCTCCACGCGCCCAACGAGAGCTTCGACCTGCAGATGTTCGAACGCGGCATCGGCGTCAGCGAACGCATCCTGCAAGCCGTGGCCGAAAGGTAG
- a CDS encoding FmdB family transcriptional regulator, with translation MPIYVYEVVLPDGSGGDRFELQQSMKEAALTEHPLTGEPVRRVILSPNLSTKHTPGKEKSRLDNKNVEKAGFTKYERDKLTGTYHRVAGKQGPQTFKPN, from the coding sequence ATGCCAATTTACGTGTACGAAGTGGTCTTGCCCGATGGCAGCGGTGGCGACCGTTTTGAGCTGCAGCAGTCGATGAAAGAGGCCGCGTTGACGGAGCATCCGCTGACCGGCGAGCCGGTGCGCCGCGTCATCCTCTCCCCCAACCTCTCGACCAAACACACGCCGGGCAAAGAAAAATCCCGCCTCGACAACAAGAACGTCGAAAAGGCGGGCTTTACCAAATACGAGCGCGACAAGCTCACCGGCACCTACCACCGCGTCGCCGGCAAGCAAGGCCCGCAGACCTTCAAGCCCAATTGA
- a CDS encoding ATP-binding protein: MTPRNARAGLEYLLKFILCVALYLGAGGMGLEVALWEQFAPLIWPPAGLGLLIVLRGGYRYLWAVAAGAFCVRFLEGAGSVPSALVSSIGYVLTAGVSAFVLKEIARFDAAMERLQDVIWFLLAAVIAAPIISSYLSIYSLKYLHLDMHRSFEQMWAVRWLSDALGVLVVTPVLLVWHARTRINWRNAQTLEVLVWLALLIFLGALIFRNWAPSDTLRYPLELTMFPLMAWAAIRFGQRGATVGIFIVAMMAVWELREVIGPEATKTITQPPGYLWVFVGVLSTTALFLAAVLTEVKNREDHVRINEERLRGFIEAMPDLAFVVDERGVYQEVFVPRTGFFRERAARLKGLRMYDIYPQDTCDQFMRVVHRALESRELQIYRYSMEFNGRRLWFEGRIAAMAQSEGQLPCVIWVAYDITQTQFITSQLRARDQLLQAVTEAEENLLKVKNFETGIATTLRLIGQGLELDRVGLYENGRDSETQDRLSSLRYEWASEPAFATQEHDPARTLLYDSHLPAWYPTLQSGAPQVYGREQCPAGLRDWLARTRTRSALAVPVFVAGDLWGFLNLGSCRDDRDWDTQTRRALSSLAGSIGGYLETKRIEDALKTAKEAADSANQAKSMFLAMMSHEIRTPMNAILGFTDLLAQTELKPEQEEYLNIVNRSGRDLLELINNILDFSKLESTQVDLEFTTFRLETCIMEVLEIFLAKAKEKGLKLDYDIEDDSDGLYIGDPLRFRQIVLNLVSNAVKFTPKGSVHVRVKVIPVDDRQSEIYLQVRDTGIGIPENKLGDLFEAFTQVDSSTTREYGGTGLGLTICRRLAERMGGRVWVNSEVGQGSVFHVTVMMEHGGSRSSNTLATSETRELDRSFAERYPLRLLLAEDDAVNSRLAREVLLKLGYSPDLVQDGRELLSAIAARPYDAVLLDVQMAYLDGIEVTRRLRRGDAGESQRGIHIIALTALALKEDRERCLAAGVDDYLTKPIVISRLKEALSAAAIGMGEQNDRLQ, encoded by the coding sequence TTGACCCCCAGGAATGCTCGTGCCGGGCTAGAGTATCTCCTGAAGTTCATCCTCTGTGTCGCGCTGTATCTGGGTGCGGGCGGGATGGGGCTGGAAGTGGCGTTGTGGGAGCAATTCGCCCCACTGATCTGGCCGCCAGCCGGTTTGGGCCTGCTCATCGTCCTGCGTGGTGGCTACCGCTACCTCTGGGCGGTGGCAGCCGGTGCCTTTTGCGTGCGCTTCCTCGAAGGGGCGGGCAGCGTGCCCTCGGCCCTCGTGTCGTCCATCGGCTACGTGCTCACTGCGGGGGTCAGCGCGTTTGTCTTGAAGGAGATCGCGCGCTTCGATGCAGCGATGGAGCGGTTGCAGGACGTGATCTGGTTCCTGCTGGCGGCGGTGATTGCAGCCCCCATCATCAGCTCCTACCTCTCCATCTACAGTTTAAAATACCTGCACCTCGATATGCACCGCAGCTTCGAGCAGATGTGGGCGGTGCGCTGGCTCAGCGACGCACTCGGGGTGCTCGTGGTGACGCCGGTGCTGCTCGTCTGGCATGCGCGCACGCGGATCAACTGGCGCAACGCTCAGACGCTGGAGGTATTGGTATGGCTGGCCCTGCTCATTTTCCTCGGCGCGCTCATTTTCCGCAACTGGGCCCCCAGCGACACCCTCCGCTACCCGCTGGAGCTGACGATGTTCCCCCTCATGGCGTGGGCGGCCATCCGCTTTGGCCAACGTGGGGCGACAGTCGGCATCTTTATCGTGGCGATGATGGCGGTCTGGGAGCTGCGGGAGGTCATCGGGCCGGAGGCGACCAAAACGATCACGCAGCCTCCCGGTTATCTATGGGTCTTCGTGGGCGTGCTCAGCACCACTGCACTGTTCCTTGCCGCCGTGCTCACCGAAGTCAAAAACCGCGAAGATCACGTGCGCATCAACGAAGAGCGTCTGCGCGGCTTTATTGAGGCCATGCCCGATCTCGCTTTTGTGGTCGACGAACGCGGCGTGTATCAGGAGGTGTTCGTGCCCCGCACCGGCTTCTTCCGTGAGCGCGCGGCACGTCTCAAGGGCCTGCGGATGTACGACATCTACCCCCAGGACACTTGCGACCAGTTTATGCGCGTCGTCCACCGGGCGCTGGAAAGCCGCGAGCTGCAGATCTACCGCTACAGCATGGAGTTCAACGGGCGCCGCCTGTGGTTTGAAGGGCGCATTGCTGCCATGGCGCAGAGCGAGGGGCAGCTGCCATGCGTCATCTGGGTGGCCTACGACATCACGCAGACGCAATTTATCACGAGCCAGCTGCGCGCACGCGACCAACTGCTGCAAGCCGTAACCGAGGCGGAGGAAAACCTGCTGAAGGTCAAGAATTTCGAAACGGGCATTGCGACCACCTTGCGCCTGATCGGCCAAGGCCTGGAGCTCGACCGCGTGGGCCTCTACGAAAACGGGCGCGACTCCGAAACACAGGACCGCCTGAGCTCTCTGCGCTACGAGTGGGCCAGCGAACCCGCTTTTGCCACCCAAGAGCACGACCCGGCCCGCACATTGCTTTACGATTCGCACCTCCCTGCCTGGTACCCCACCCTGCAAAGCGGCGCCCCTCAAGTCTACGGGCGCGAGCAATGCCCCGCCGGCTTGCGAGATTGGCTGGCCCGCACTCGCACGCGTAGCGCGCTCGCGGTGCCCGTCTTTGTCGCGGGCGATCTGTGGGGCTTCCTCAACCTTGGCAGCTGCCGCGATGATCGCGATTGGGACACGCAGACTCGCCGCGCTCTCAGCAGCCTCGCCGGCAGTATCGGCGGCTACCTCGAAACGAAACGAATCGAAGACGCGCTCAAGACGGCGAAAGAAGCGGCCGACAGCGCCAATCAGGCCAAGAGCATGTTCCTGGCGATGATGAGCCACGAGATCCGTACGCCCATGAACGCCATCCTTGGCTTTACGGACTTGTTGGCGCAGACCGAGTTGAAGCCCGAGCAGGAGGAATACCTCAACATCGTCAATCGTAGCGGCCGCGACCTGTTGGAGCTGATCAACAACATCCTCGACTTTTCCAAGCTCGAAAGCACGCAGGTCGATCTCGAGTTCACCACCTTCCGCCTCGAAACCTGCATCATGGAGGTGCTCGAAATCTTCCTCGCCAAGGCGAAGGAGAAGGGCCTGAAGCTGGATTACGATATCGAGGACGACTCCGACGGCCTCTACATTGGCGATCCCCTGCGTTTTCGCCAAATCGTGCTCAATCTGGTAAGCAACGCGGTCAAGTTTACCCCCAAGGGCTCCGTGCACGTGCGCGTCAAGGTGATCCCCGTCGACGACCGGCAGTCCGAGATCTACCTGCAGGTGCGCGACACCGGGATCGGCATCCCCGAAAACAAACTGGGCGACCTCTTCGAAGCCTTTACTCAGGTCGATTCTTCCACCACCCGCGAATACGGCGGCACCGGCCTCGGGTTGACGATCTGCCGCCGCCTGGCGGAGCGCATGGGCGGGCGCGTCTGGGTCAACAGCGAGGTGGGGCAGGGCAGCGTCTTCCATGTCACCGTAATGATGGAACATGGCGGTTCACGCTCTTCCAACACGTTGGCGACTTCCGAAACCCGTGAGCTGGATCGCAGCTTTGCCGAGCGCTACCCGCTGCGCCTGCTCCTGGCTGAAGACGACGCCGTAAACAGCAGGCTCGCCCGAGAGGTGCTGCTCAAGCTCGGCTACTCTCCCGACCTGGTGCAGGATGGGCGCGAACTGCTTTCCGCCATTGCCGCCCGCCCCTACGATGCCGTGCTGCTCGACGTCCAGATGGCCTACCTCGACGGCATTGAAGTGACCCGCCGCTTGCGACGCGGAGATGCGGGCGAATCTCAACGCGGCATCCACATTATCGCCCTCACGGCCCTGGCCCTGAAGGAAGATCGCGAACGCTGCCTCGCGGCCGGGGTCGACGATTACTTGACCAAACCCATTGTCATCTCCCGCCTTAAGGAAGCCCTCAGTGCTGCCGCTATTGGAATGGGCGAACAAAACGATCGCCTGCAATGA
- a CDS encoding MoxR family ATPase, with translation MKASVIPTPRVKAALDRVRTNITQVIKGKDQVVERVLIGLLAGGHLLMEDLPGLGKTTLAYSLARSIDCDFARVQFTSDLLPSDVIGVSVYDERQREFVFKRGPLFTNILLADEINRTTPKTQSALLEAMDRGKVSVDGQTHAVGEPFMVFATQNPVDYEGTFPLPESQMDRFLLRLEMGYPQFEDELRILQRGFQHYDAIPTEPVITREEVLELQGYVQHVFCEPTVLDYLLKIVSATRTESEFRAGVSTRGSIALKTAAQACALLRGRSFITPQDVADMVPPVLAHRLTLHRPATDSLEAHRLVEAALHRILDHLPQPV, from the coding sequence ATGAAAGCTAGCGTCATACCGACACCACGCGTCAAAGCGGCACTCGACCGCGTTCGCACCAACATCACGCAAGTCATCAAAGGCAAAGACCAGGTGGTGGAGCGCGTGCTCATCGGCCTGCTGGCGGGCGGCCACCTGTTGATGGAAGACTTGCCCGGGCTCGGCAAAACGACCTTGGCCTATTCGCTGGCCCGCTCCATCGACTGTGATTTTGCCCGCGTGCAGTTTACCAGCGATCTGTTGCCGAGCGACGTAATTGGCGTCTCGGTTTACGACGAGCGCCAGCGGGAGTTCGTCTTCAAGCGCGGCCCCCTCTTTACCAACATCCTCCTGGCCGACGAAATCAACCGGACGACGCCGAAGACCCAGTCGGCGCTGCTTGAGGCCATGGACCGGGGCAAGGTATCTGTCGACGGCCAGACCCACGCGGTGGGCGAGCCATTTATGGTCTTTGCGACCCAAAATCCCGTCGACTACGAAGGCACCTTTCCCTTGCCCGAGAGCCAGATGGACCGTTTTCTCCTGCGCCTCGAAATGGGCTACCCGCAATTCGAGGACGAGCTGCGGATCCTCCAGCGCGGCTTCCAGCACTACGACGCGATCCCGACTGAGCCGGTAATCACCCGCGAGGAGGTGCTGGAGCTGCAAGGCTACGTGCAACATGTCTTTTGCGAGCCTACGGTGTTGGATTACCTGCTGAAGATCGTCAGTGCCACCCGCACCGAGTCCGAATTTCGTGCCGGGGTATCGACCCGTGGCAGCATCGCGCTCAAGACTGCCGCCCAAGCCTGTGCCCTCCTGCGCGGCCGCTCCTTCATCACCCCGCAGGACGTGGCCGACATGGTGCCGCCGGTGCTGGCCCACCGCCTGACTTTGCACCGACCGGCCACCGACAGCCTGGAGGCGCACCGCTTGGTCGAAGCGGCGCTGCACCGCATCCTCGACCACCTGCCGCAGCCGGTTTAA
- a CDS encoding GNAT family N-acetyltransferase, whose translation MRYVTDHPDLVLRAAQPADAETLLELIRGLAIYEHLEHEVEATPEQLRATLFGERRYAEAVIAEWQGQPAGFSLYFHTYSTFLGRPGIYIEDIFVLPTLRGHGIGSALLRFVAAVAVERQCGRLEWAVLDWNEPALAFYRANGAMPLEEWTTQRVTGQALLDLAARSHARPDAP comes from the coding sequence ATGCGCTACGTTACCGACCATCCCGATCTCGTTTTGCGAGCCGCCCAGCCGGCGGATGCTGAGACTCTGCTGGAGTTGATCCGGGGGCTTGCTATCTACGAGCATCTCGAGCACGAGGTGGAGGCGACGCCCGAGCAGCTGCGCGCCACCTTGTTTGGTGAGCGACGCTACGCCGAGGCGGTAATCGCGGAGTGGCAGGGGCAGCCGGCGGGCTTCAGCCTGTATTTCCACACCTATTCGACTTTCCTGGGGCGGCCCGGCATCTACATCGAGGATATCTTCGTCTTGCCTACCTTGCGGGGGCACGGCATCGGCAGTGCGCTGCTGCGTTTTGTGGCCGCCGTCGCCGTCGAGCGGCAATGCGGCCGCCTCGAATGGGCGGTGCTGGATTGGAACGAGCCCGCACTGGCCTTCTACCGTGCCAATGGCGCCATGCCGCTCGAAGAATGGACGACCCAGCGCGTGACGGGTCAGGCTCTGCTCGACTTGGCCGCGCGCAGCCATGCCCGCCCCGATGCCCCCTGA
- a CDS encoding DUF58 domain-containing protein, with amino-acid sequence MPPDPAAAPNWWTRTGREWADPGYFVGRSPLRNGARVLWHMVKPPRGHRTRMTRIGLLLVFISVGLGSAAFNTSHNMLYLALALLLSCLLLSGVLSWLNFKGARWRMRVEGHFRVGETAPVQVEVFNRNRYLPIYSLWFYLLAQKQDAGTTLPLLRPLGPQETRQLTWQLTPTQRGLETLGLHSIISKFPFGFLRKSIEWTQREEVEVWPARCRYSWTPAASSRHLRVGERQTRAGGGAELMNLRLYRPGDALRQVSWKATARQGRLMVRETAEESQARYWLEVGSSSRVWEPGPQFERYCSFVATLAEDLFQQGRLAGVILNDQPPQPVQHLPELQQVLSALSRLEPTEPPAPRDYPHQPRVTFGPGAGEQVRAYIHGQPAGEA; translated from the coding sequence ATGCCCCCTGACCCCGCCGCAGCGCCAAACTGGTGGACGCGTACCGGGCGCGAGTGGGCCGACCCGGGCTACTTCGTTGGCCGCTCGCCCCTGCGCAACGGCGCTCGGGTGCTCTGGCACATGGTCAAGCCGCCGCGCGGCCACCGCACGCGCATGACGCGGATCGGCCTGCTGCTGGTTTTCATCTCGGTTGGGCTGGGCTCGGCTGCCTTCAATACCAGCCACAACATGCTCTATCTGGCGCTGGCGCTGCTGCTGTCGTGCCTGTTGCTCAGCGGGGTGCTCTCGTGGCTCAACTTCAAAGGGGCGCGCTGGCGGATGCGGGTCGAAGGTCACTTCCGGGTCGGCGAGACCGCGCCGGTGCAGGTGGAGGTCTTCAACCGCAACCGTTACTTACCCATCTACAGCCTCTGGTTTTACCTGCTCGCGCAAAAGCAGGATGCCGGCACGACTCTGCCACTCCTGCGCCCCCTCGGCCCGCAAGAGACGCGGCAGCTCACTTGGCAACTGACGCCCACGCAGCGCGGGCTCGAAACGCTGGGGCTGCACAGCATCATTTCCAAGTTCCCCTTCGGCTTTTTGCGCAAGAGTATCGAATGGACGCAGCGCGAAGAGGTCGAGGTGTGGCCCGCTCGGTGCCGCTACTCCTGGACGCCCGCCGCGAGCTCTCGACACCTGCGGGTGGGGGAGCGCCAGACTCGGGCGGGGGGCGGTGCAGAGCTGATGAACCTGCGCCTTTACCGCCCCGGCGATGCCCTGCGGCAGGTGAGCTGGAAGGCTACCGCGCGGCAGGGGCGCCTGATGGTGCGCGAGACCGCTGAGGAGAGCCAGGCGCGCTATTGGCTGGAGGTCGGCAGCTCGTCGCGCGTGTGGGAGCCCGGCCCACAATTCGAGCGCTATTGCAGCTTTGTCGCGACCCTCGCGGAAGACCTTTTCCAGCAAGGGCGGCTGGCGGGTGTGATCCTTAACGATCAACCGCCGCAGCCTGTGCAGCACCTGCCCGAGCTTCAGCAGGTGCTCAGCGCCCTCTCGCGGCTGGAGCCGACGGAGCCACCCGCACCTCGCGATTACCCTCACCAACCACGCGTGACTTTCGGCCCCGGTGCCGGGGAGCAAGTCCGCGCCTATATCCATGGCCAACCTGCAGGCGAAGCTTGA
- a CDS encoding DUF3488 and transglutaminase-like domain-containing protein translates to MANLQAKLEFRYLQQLKWLLGGLMALIAMAGVFSLGLGAELWVTLGMLAVGGVMLWPQLSRRVPAWAWKSVTPVLIIIIVTDFVLAAGDVLAPLVRMILFLTILRAVQERQRREDLQLLLLCLFLVIATGVLSMELSFALQVLLFTPVALFQLFTINLSENYVDEQEVDPDRWKHFRWVELLRYLRQVLHPRLLGLSTLLFFGLTGFASLIFISLPRFDLGQQLPFARLSTTAGLPGLSEEVEYGDVVDLLDDETIALRVDVGGDTPPSNPYWRMLVLDEFTGEGFRASRSLQATSRFRDLNSFSGEGPFRSEGDTGQTWTFYFEGGLSRYLPLPGPFGQLRLQSEMSVGYSYPARTIRLQEAQNNVLFYRLENLAPNSRYIPAFTRELNWFARLDPEPLEEEAPEADRLGYPATTLAGPQEAAARAALARWVAEIEKGEDLGPNTFITHATAFLQRDRGYSTSVTMPDEGWTDNRICRWIEAGLPGHCELYAGALILLAREAGIPARMVTGFAGGDWNPYEHYIMVRNRHAHAWVEFFDPELGWVRADPTPSRGLLGEQSQQQDQGRRESQIDDTLGAYIDSLRVMWYRRVVSFDQNQQQAMLEGLRDSFKKMGPSLRERLAEWWQGLRTWWAEGLSWGKLGHLALQILITLMAWLGLRMLWVAWAKHRAARPGGLEPARKRAGMWLRRLEGLPAGADPEASRAVCEQLLLIRYGDAEAWPRPQTVFRQARKLRTHLRSTRSRTT, encoded by the coding sequence ATGGCCAACCTGCAGGCGAAGCTTGAATTCCGCTACCTGCAGCAGCTGAAATGGCTGCTGGGTGGTCTGATGGCCCTGATCGCGATGGCGGGGGTCTTCAGCCTCGGGCTGGGTGCCGAGCTGTGGGTGACGCTTGGGATGCTGGCGGTGGGCGGCGTCATGTTGTGGCCCCAGCTCTCGCGACGGGTCCCGGCATGGGCATGGAAGAGCGTCACCCCGGTGCTGATCATCATCATCGTGACGGATTTTGTGCTGGCGGCAGGCGACGTCCTCGCCCCGCTGGTGCGCATGATCCTTTTCCTCACGATCTTGCGGGCGGTGCAGGAGCGCCAGCGGCGGGAAGATCTGCAACTGCTCCTGCTCTGTCTATTTTTAGTCATCGCGACAGGGGTGCTGAGTATGGAGCTGAGTTTCGCGCTCCAGGTGCTGCTTTTCACGCCGGTAGCGCTGTTCCAGCTCTTTACGATCAACCTGTCCGAGAACTACGTGGACGAGCAGGAGGTCGATCCCGATCGCTGGAAGCATTTTCGGTGGGTGGAGCTGCTGCGCTACCTGCGGCAGGTGCTGCATCCCCGCCTGCTTGGTCTCAGCACGCTGCTCTTCTTCGGGCTGACGGGCTTTGCTTCGCTGATCTTCATCTCGCTGCCGCGCTTCGACCTGGGCCAGCAGCTTCCGTTTGCCAGGCTCAGCACGACGGCGGGGCTGCCGGGGTTGAGCGAAGAGGTGGAGTATGGCGACGTGGTCGACCTGCTCGACGACGAGACGATTGCCTTGCGCGTGGATGTGGGTGGAGATACCCCGCCGTCCAACCCTTACTGGCGCATGCTCGTGCTCGACGAGTTTACAGGCGAGGGCTTTCGGGCCTCCCGCTCGCTCCAGGCCACCAGCCGTTTTCGCGACCTGAACAGCTTCTCCGGCGAGGGCCCTTTTCGTAGCGAAGGCGATACCGGGCAGACGTGGACTTTCTACTTCGAGGGTGGCTTGAGCCGTTACCTGCCGTTGCCCGGCCCCTTTGGCCAGCTCCGCCTGCAAAGTGAGATGTCGGTCGGCTACAGCTATCCTGCCCGGACGATCCGGCTGCAGGAGGCGCAAAACAACGTGCTCTTTTACCGGCTGGAAAACTTAGCCCCCAACTCCCGCTACATCCCGGCCTTTACCCGAGAGTTGAACTGGTTTGCGCGGCTGGACCCGGAGCCACTGGAGGAAGAGGCCCCGGAGGCGGACCGCCTGGGCTATCCCGCCACGACGCTGGCCGGGCCGCAAGAGGCTGCGGCTCGCGCGGCCTTGGCCCGCTGGGTAGCCGAGATTGAAAAGGGCGAAGATCTGGGGCCGAACACCTTCATCACGCACGCCACCGCCTTTCTCCAACGCGATCGGGGCTATTCGACGAGTGTGACCATGCCCGACGAAGGTTGGACGGACAACCGGATCTGCCGCTGGATCGAGGCCGGTCTGCCGGGCCACTGCGAGCTGTATGCCGGGGCGCTGATCCTGCTGGCGCGCGAGGCCGGCATCCCCGCCCGCATGGTCACGGGCTTTGCGGGCGGCGACTGGAACCCTTACGAGCACTACATCATGGTGCGCAACCGCCACGCGCATGCCTGGGTAGAGTTTTTCGATCCCGAGCTGGGGTGGGTGCGGGCCGACCCGACGCCCAGCCGCGGCCTGCTGGGTGAGCAGAGCCAGCAGCAGGACCAGGGGCGGCGCGAGAGCCAGATCGACGACACGCTGGGGGCCTACATCGACAGCCTGCGCGTGATGTGGTACCGCCGCGTCGTCAGCTTTGACCAGAACCAGCAACAGGCGATGCTCGAAGGGCTGCGCGACTCCTTTAAAAAGATGGGCCCGTCGTTGCGCGAGCGTTTGGCGGAGTGGTGGCAAGGGCTGCGCACCTGGTGGGCCGAAGGGCTCAGCTGGGGCAAACTGGGGCACCTCGCCTTGCAGATCCTCATCACCCTGATGGCGTGGCTGGGCCTGCGTATGCTGTGGGTGGCTTGGGCGAAGCATCGAGCCGCGCGGCCCGGCGGGCTGGAGCCGGCACGCAAGCGGGCGGGCATGTGGCTGCGGCGCCTGGAGGGCCTGCCTGCGGGGGCCGATCCGGAGGCTTCCAGGGCCGTGTGCGAACAGCTTTTGCTGATCCGCTATGGCGACGCGGAGGCTTGGCCGCGCCCCCAGACTGTTTTTCGACAGGCCCGCAAACTTCGGACCCATCTTAGGTCGACCCGCAGCCGCACGACTTGA